A part of Periophthalmus magnuspinnatus isolate fPerMag1 chromosome 14, fPerMag1.2.pri, whole genome shotgun sequence genomic DNA contains:
- the LOC117381947 gene encoding 15-hydroxyprostaglandin dehydrogenase [NAD(+)]-like has protein sequence MALSGKVALVTGGAMGIGRAMVEELLKHGAKVALLDMNAGAGKSLLETLETKFGKDKTLFIECNVQSEEQLKAAFQKTVETFGGLDIVCNNAGVLNENEWENMVSINLMAMIRVAYLAQEHMSKLRKGHGGVIINTASMAGLGPLPGCPVYTATKYGVIGFTRSMALTSLGADDGVRFNAVCPGFVDTSLFNHIPERLGQFVHMKETIMRLADNIGTMEVSRVAEGMMELVSDEKKTGEALIIMPKGNKYATFPTTVDL, from the exons aTGGCGCTGAGCGGGAAAGTGGCGCTGGTGACCGGAGGGGCGATGGGGATCGGGCGCGCAATGGTGGAGGAGCTGCTTAAACACGGGGCCAAG gtggcgctgttggACATGAATGCAGGAGCCGGGAAGAGTTTACTGGAAACTTTGGAAACAAAATTTGGAAAAGACAAAACTTTATTTATCGAATGTAACGTTCAGTCTGAGGAACAGCTCAAAG CTGCTTTTCAGAAAACTGTGGAGACTTTTGGAGGTCTGGATATCGTGTGCAACAACGCTGGAGTTTTAAATGAGAATGAGTGGGAGAACATGGTGTCCATCAACCTG atggcGATGATCCGGGTGGCGTACCTTGCTCAAGAGCACATGAGCAAACTGCGCAAAGGACACGGAGGAGTCATCATCAACACCGCGTCTATGGCAG GTCTTGGTCCCCTGCCTGGCTGCCCGGTGTACACAGCCACCAAATATGGAGTCATCGGCTTCACCAGATCAATGGCT CTGACGTCTCTTGGAGCCGACGATGGCGTGCGATTTAACGCAGTGTGTCCTGGATTCGTCGATACAAGTCTATTCAATCACATCCCAGAGAGATTAGGCCAGTTTGTCCACATGAAGGAGACAATAATGAGGCTGGCGGACAACATTGGCACCATGGA agtgtccagagtggcAGAAGGCATGATGGAACTGGTGTCAGATGAGAAAAAGACTGGAGAGGCACTCATAATTATGCCCAAAGGGAACAAGTATGCCACGTTTCCAACAACAGTAGATCTCTGA